The sequence below is a genomic window from Wyeomyia smithii strain HCP4-BCI-WySm-NY-G18 chromosome 1, ASM2978416v1, whole genome shotgun sequence.
atggcgacgtattctggattcggcactggatcgataatcggtaaggcagtggcaactatccACCAAGAACTTTCGTTTTGTTCTGCTTCATAATTACGAGCTATGATCAGTGATCatgaataaacaataaaattttaacattttcttaGCCTCGGCTTTTTGACGACATGgatatggtagccttcaagcgttacgaacaactatttctgtaccgtttgtcccaaaactactttttctgctgtcacagtttgcttcactttgctttgggttacaattaatgtactaaatatcacttagaatatcacataccatgtgaaaacctcaagaaattgctcaaaactgtctgatatgctattaataattgcagtcaacatttagccggtttgcccgaatcaacataagataagggtaaactgcccatttttagggtgccagtgccagtgatgttggtaacgcgtcaaatgtatggtagctgacagcgatgccattctCGTGTAAATTACCCACCcatttgacaactctgcttacgtcagtttgaagtcttcatacaaattgatcaaaagaaaaataaatctggcaacatttgtgttgccaatttttcagaaatcgcaaatctgacgtaagcagagaggttcgcatgtTACGAACCGGCGTTATAGcgcccgccattatggtgcgtaaaaagctggatagagaTGCCAATAATGGTACGGTCTATTATatatacactgaaaataaatcgcacgctaatccctaatgctctttacatacattgtaaataaacagcacgattacttcaagtgtttttgcactcGACTCTCACACTTGACGTCGCACTGCAAATTGAAGTGATTTAGAGTTGATTTTACAATGATTAACATTTTCCAACGAAATGAACTTGCGTTGGAAACTGTTCAATGGAAATCAccgtcataaaaataaaaagggGGGTTATAAGAAGTGTTCAAAATATGAACACATGGTTTTTGAACGGCCCCTGTGTTAATTTCACGTTTTTAacaacatctggcatctctggtgctgcgtttgtttacatttacttCCGTCAACCTCTTTTTGACAAGCTCCGTTATTTTTAAGAAATTATTGCTCTTGATAGGATCTGAAAAAGTTCGAAATAATGACTGCACTCGTCGAATCTGATACGTCTACACTCGAGGATAAGGATGTGTTGCTGATTTGCGAAATAATTCCACTGGAACTGGAGGAAGACATCATTGAAACTGTCCCTGTATCAGCACCTGTATTAGCGTCTGAGCTCCAGCTGGAATCAACAGCTCCGTCAACCGAAATGTTGAATGAAGTATTACCAAGTAACGAAGTAAGACCCATCCAACCCAGAATGTCCGACTGGAATCatgaaaaatatcgaaattccTTCGAACCTGAAAAACACTGGGATCTCCGACGAAAGTTCATCGAGCAACACAAATGTAAAATTCCGGAAGCTGAGCTTGTGGCGTTAGCCCAAGCTTTCGTAAATGTAGAAATTCTGGGGACAGTTTATAGTGAAGAGATGATGACTCGTTTAGATTTGCTGGGATCTGCGATAGCGAAGGATTATCGCAGATACAAACGCTGCAAACCAAAGAGAGTCACAGTTTTGGCAACAGTTGCAGCGAAGGACTGGATTCATCAACGGTCAAAAAGGATAAAGCTGTGCGAACGTAGGAGTTTTGCCACTCATTTGCTGAGTCCAGTGTTCCCTGTTACCTCCATTGAGGATGTATACCGGAACTTTGTTCTTCTTGACGACGACCTAGAGGAAAGTGGAAGAGAGTTTGAGAAACTAGGCTGCGGATGGATCGTGCACGACATGAGGCGGAACGAGCAGCTACAACAATGGGAAGCAACGGTTACAGTTGCCGGCTATCTTTTAGTCGAAGTGGCAGGTCCATTTCGAAAGCTGAGGCATAAATGTCAAGAAGTTTTCCTAAATTTGCTGAGAAAGAAGTGCTACAAGGTTAAGGTAAGCTTAATTTTACATGTACATATattgaatataattttaatCTCGGTAATCATTATTTGATTTCTTAGACTAATCCTAACCGACCTTGGGATAGTTGCAATGTAGAAAGACTAGAATCCGATCAGGAGTTGGATTGGAATGGAAATCCGTATGATAGACGTCTATTAGTTACTGCCTCATCAAAAGACCAACTTCGGGAAGACAATGTGGGCTTTCGTTTGTTGCGTAAACTCGGTTGGGGTGGAGGTCCTCTAGGTAAACACCAGGACGGCATCCTGGATCCTATAGAGGTACAAGCTAAACGCGGTCGAAGAGGGTTGGGCTTACCGCAGTTATCACTCAAACCGCAGCAACCAGATGATTCCCGCTTTGCTCATGTTCCCGTCAATAATAATGCGCTGCTGGATGGCCTAGACTTAACGAAAATACCTTTTCGAATCGACGTTTGTTTCTATAAGGATTTAATGAggaatttcaaaacaaaaaagctgGGTTATGATCTGATATTTTCGGCTGATTTTTCCGAAACAGAGAGGGGCTTGCTGGTgaagtaagtaaaacaaattttggcttatgagttttaattttataGCTGTCACTACTGGTCAATATTGTTCTCTTGTTAAAAATGCAGCAGTTCTTTTATACAATTGCTAAAATTTGTAGTGTAGAAACAGTTAATTCTAGGGTATCATTTACTagaaatgcacttttttcaattgcgAGGTTTTCAATATGGAGTTACAAAATAAACGTCTGCTGACGTTAGTTCGAGTTTGTAGCAGTTTCGTTGTTGATCTATCGTCTCATCGTTTATCCTACCTCCATCGTCATTCCAGAATAGCATCTGACCTGGAGCTGCACTGCACCACAATCACCTACGACTATGAAAACTATCAGTTTGTGCTGATGAAGCATCGGATGTCACCCCATGAGTTGTTGGTAAAATTGTTGGTAGAGAAAAATCACGTTTATCGCTCGTTGTATACTGTCGAACCGCCTGAAGATGGCCTCTTTGAGTATAATGAAATATTAGAGCTGTGCTCTTGATAAAATTTGACTGCGTTCATTAGTTGAAGTATCACATTCTTCAGTCCCGTTTGTTGTGATTTAGGGTAGATCACTAAGTCTGAAATTAATAATAAACATTTTCATCGTGGATCCAAAAAAGTTTATTCATGTTTACAGCCGTACGATATTTTTTTGACAGACACCATTGAGTACTGTTTGACTCTTGTATAAATTTAAACGTAAGCCTGATTAAGTAAATCATGAAAGAGGGCTCGCTGAAACGAAGGTCGGCCTTGCCTTTGATGAAGTTATCAAAGAAATGCCGTTCTGACAGGCCAACGGCGACTTGTGTTATCCGACAGCAGCTGCGACTCACGGCTCAACTTGATCTGCAAAAGGTCAACAATAAAATCGAAAGCAGAACCCGGAGTGCATAATAACAATATTTATGATTACCGTCGGCTATGAACGACGCAGTCGAGAAAATTGCCTCGTTACAATTCGATCTGTCAGACAGAAAgaagaaaaactttaaaataataataaaaaaatgcggTTTCCCCTGATAAGCAAAAGTGTGTTAAAAGGTTAAATTGATTTATACCAATAAAAGAGAaccgatcatggagaaaatgTGCAATATACTGCGTTTGATGGATTAATCCTGATAAAAACGTCGGTTGACTCGCTGTTGTGGCATGTGTAAATTGCACCAAGAAGTAACCATTGCTCAGGAGCGAAAATTAGACTCCCAAGTCCGGATCAATTTGCAGATAAGACAATCAAACGCTTCTTGATTATTGGGGGATGGTTAACAGCATGAAATCTTTCTTCTCTTGAGCGATTGTTATTCAGGTGTACCAGTAGATGTTGCTGGACAGTTTAAGTTGCTAACAAAAACCGTTAGAACTTTTTCTGCAGGTTGCCCAGTAGGCAACTGTGCGGATTCGCGATGAGGTTGTATGACCATTATAATTATATGAagattgaatttgaaatattgataATGGTGAGTTATTTATAGAATAAGCTGAGCGATGAAAACATGACGGTGGCTACTGAAGTTAGTGACAAATCTattacaaatgttttttttcgacGAGTAATGGGAGATACACAGGTTACGGCTATAGTTACTGTAtattttactagtctggcggagtggattCGGGAATCAATTTAAACTGTTATAACGGGAACCAGTCAATGGAGATTCTGTACGAGTGGTTCCCGTTATATCAGTTCAAATTGGTTCCCAAATCCATTCCGCCAGACTGTAAACATAGAGACTGTAGTTatggctgggtatttgtataccAATTCATGTTAAGGGGTCATATACTGTTTGTTTTTTGAGGTTTTACAATAGTGAAAAAGTTACATTCAAAATGCTTCGTTATGGCCGAATAAACTAAACTTGAAACATTAAGGAGTTGCCAACATATATTTATTTCAACTGATTTTTTTGCAGCGTTTACAGTTTTTGTTGTAGTTCAAAGTTTATTAGTTTCTCATATccgtgttattttttttgtcgacAATTCCTCACAGGAGCAATCTCAGGACACGTTGGCAGTGTTTTCtgataaatgttaaaaaatacaTTAGCTGGTTCAGGTAGTTTATTTTGACTGTTCTGAAAATCCAGTATAAGCCGCTCGAGATAATTTTCACTACGCAAAAATGTTCCGTCGATGGAGTGTGCTTTACATATGTTTTCTACCATGTTATAAATCCATAGTATAACGATGTTTTTGGTCGCAGTCGTAAATTGCTCGAATATTTCCATTAATTCTGACAAAGCTTCATAAAACAGAACCAAACATCTGTCATACACGCACTGAAATCCGCTATTTATACGATAGTTTATTTGCGGGTCGATATCTGGAGTAATCGAAAGCATCATTGAAAGAAGGTTCAATTCTGTCGACTTGTTAATAGCATAAATAACCAAATGGTTAATTAACTTAATTGCGCATTCTTTGGTCACTAGTTCGGTTACTTCGGCTGGAATTGTTGCAACAGCACTTTGTTTTAAATCAAAACATTCAGCACCATCTGGGCAATAAACGTTTTTATTATCAGAGAGCATAACATCTCCGTGTAAAGCATGATCACAGATCCACTCTTCCGTAAAACTGTTCCTACAATCGTTCTCTTCTTTTGCTAATACAGCTGTATGACAACTATTATCATCCAAAGGAATAGTGACTGTTGTATCCTCGGATTTAACACTTTTGATATCACAAAGATCAATAATTTCGCATTTAGCTTTTTCCATTTCgtgattgttgttgttgttgttagatTTTAAGTTTATTATGGCACCATTTCGTGATTCAAAATTGTATACACTAAGATTCGTCGATGTTGGATCGATCTTCTAAAGATCAATCTTTTTCGCTaaaattttcgaatattttaatCGATTCTTCAAggttgaaaaaatcgaaaagagCGTTTTTTTCGATTTGATGTTTTCGATCTTTCGaaagttttttgaaaagttcACCGAGCACCTTTCTTCTAGCTTCAGTTTTGAATAATAAGGTGTTTTAGGGgtatgaatattattttttcttttgataaaaaatgtcaaaagaaatacatattctactgacttttcttaatttaaacaacaaaactattaaaaaaaatcgatttcgaattttaacaactgtaagtgGTTTTAAGACATACCCTATCGTCAAGAAATCATGAGCAGATTGAAATCTGTAAACACGGTCCCCGTTGAACGATTACAAAACTTCCAGTGACACATTAAATCGAGTGCGGGTAATCAACCGACTAATAGGCTTCCACTCATTCACACGCgctcaaatgttttcaatattaagaCATGTCTCCACATTTTGCATCCCTGTCATGACACGTGAACCGGGGTGATATTTTGCAAAAGCCCGCAGCAGAAATGTCACTTTGCTTACTATCAGGGTTATATTCCACAAAAGCCAGCAACAGCAATGTCACTctgtgcactacttgccagttagtgaaatttaaaacaaatataatttttcaattctaaAATCAAAGAAAGCTCGTAGAGATCTaagacaaattacgtaatgcctaCTGAAAGGTCTGTTATTgattagtataagaaaaagcggtattttttgaaattaaaacccccTTTAGTCAGTGATCGTGTACCGTTTCTAACGTTGTCATACCGGCTTTTGAGAGGTTGCGTGTGGTCGTGACGTCATCTATATTCATAATCCATTTCATTTCAAACGGCTTTCACGGTTGGAATTTATCAACCCGCTGGCTGACTGACGTTTACGGACCAACAAAAGTGgagccagcattagctggatcaccTGGATCAATTGTAGAGGAACATGTCAAAAGAGTCTAACtactttcatcgattttcttgattgacttttcatttgtttaatagttcagctaaagtaactattcctaacgtggtttttatttaaaaaaactagaTTAGATTCACCGCTATCAAATGGTGTAAAGGAcatatcatgaaacgtgtttaataAGCCGTGGCGGTTGAAAGAATCCGATCGATcataaaatcgatcaaagcagatagatccttttgacatgttgctctacaattttaCATGAAATTTGACAGTTGGTTCATCGACACCCAGGGAAACTACTGTTCATAACGCATAGCGTTAAATGGAGCAAATTCcatggaacaaaaaaaaaagtgttgcatcacaaaaaaaatcgtgACACTTAAAAAAGCttaaatttgaacaaaactaaCACAAACCTTCTAAAGCATTCCTTTAACTTAGATTTTTAGAGAAGAAATTCTAGATTCTTCTTCTTATTATACAATGGCACATTATATTTTTCAAGAGATTAGCGTTCTTAATTTTATGTTAATATGTTGATAGCTATTAAAACTGCACATTCGAAGTGCGTTACAAAATTTTGATTCATTAtcgcataaataaaaaaaaatatatttatcatCCTTTGAATAACAATAAGTTTGAAGAATTTAAATGGAAATGTATTAATTCAAACTGTATTGATATAGTTTATAacaccacagataacagacatccaagttAATTTTACTTTATGTGTAAAAAGACCCAACTGTTTTtcagcatgtcgcaatacgcagtatggtggctaAGAACACTTGGTCATTGATTTACTCTCAAAGATGCAAGATTATTGCTTATTGCTTTGAATACTGGATTTTTAGCTCACTTGTTCAAGCACAGTTTGAATCTGTACATTGTTGTTGCCAGAAAAGATTGAGTAACACTAATATACTTCCTTCGGAATTTGATTGATTCAAActctaactatttttttttgaatgttaAATCAAGAGTGGAATTTATTGAATGTATTACGTAACACTTATTAGATGTCCGTAActtactttttatatttttttttcttctaataaTGTATTTTGGCAGCACTGCCGCACACGCTTTCATTCAAGCTGTGGGTGACAGtaaattcgtttttgcggtgtagctacactcgtgTTACACTTTTTACCTTGTAACTCCGGGATTGGTGTAGTACCGTCGCAAAAACGAATTCATAAATGTTAATGAGCACTTTGATGcacactttttttttgaatcaatcAAATTCCGAAGGAAGTATATTAGTGTTACTCAATCTTTTCTGGCAACAACAATGTACAGATTCAAACTGTGCTTGAACAAGTGAGCTGAAAATCCAGTATTCAAAGCAATAAGCAATAATCTTGCATCTTTGAAAGTAAATCAATGACCAAGTGTTCTtagccaccatactgcgtattgcgacatgctgaAAAACAGTTGGGTCTTTTTACACATAAAGTAAAATTAaattggatgtctgttatctgtggtgtTATAAACTATATCAATACAGTTTGAATTAATACATTTCCATTTAAATTCTTCAAACTTATTGTTATTCAAAGGatgataaatatatttttttttatttatgcgaTAAAGAATCAAAATTTTGTAACGCACTTCGAATGTGCAGTTTTAATAGCTATCAACATATTAACATAAAATTAAGAACGCTAATCTCTTGAAAAATATAATGTGCCATTGTATAATAGGAAGAAGAATCTAGAATTTCTTCTCTAAAAATCTAAGTTAAAGGAATGCTTTAGAAGGTTTGTGttagttttgttcaaatttaaGCTTTTTTAAGTGTcacgattttttttgtgatgcaacacatttttttttgtttcatggaATTTGCTCCATTTAACGCTATGCGTTATGAACAGTAGTTTTCCTGGGTGTCGATGAACCAACTGTCAAATTTCATGTAAATTGtatatatgaatatatatatatatatatatatatatatatatatatatatatatatatatatatatatatatatatatatatatatatatatatatatatatatatatatatatattattattattattattattattatttattgaataattcatccgacagtagtcttaatgaataaatattaaactatatggctgggaaaagccaccttgaAAGGCCGTGAATGCAACCATTCAagctggcataaaaacccaACATCTTTTGCAAATAATACATGGCAACAGTACAAGTATAAAATAACATACATTATATACAATTCATAACATACAAGACAtgactaaaaattaaaatttgcgtAGTATCGATTGAagagcatatatatatatatatatatatatatatatatatatatatatatatatatatatatatatatatatatatatatatatatatatatatatatatatatatatatatatatatatatatatataggccaATAATactcaaattttatttattattttatgttcaataaagcttACTTCTACTATCAATTTCTTTCTTCCTTTGTTTCTTGGTACCCTCCTGACTTCAACcggaatagttaaaaacaaaaaaaaaacaaaaacaacacgcaagcaacaccagttacccaattttgaggaaatttgccgccatgatcaatttaattctacccattttttgacgtcttcga
It includes:
- the LOC129733873 gene encoding uncharacterized protein LOC129733873 — protein: MTALVESDTSTLEDKDVLLICEIIPLELEEDIIETVPVSAPVLASELQLESTAPSTEMLNEVLPSNEVRPIQPRMSDWNHEKYRNSFEPEKHWDLRRKFIEQHKCKIPEAELVALAQAFVNVEILGTVYSEEMMTRLDLLGSAIAKDYRRYKRCKPKRVTVLATVAAKDWIHQRSKRIKLCERRSFATHLLSPVFPVTSIEDVYRNFVLLDDDLEESGREFEKLGCGWIVHDMRRNEQLQQWEATVTVAGYLLVEVAGPFRKLRHKCQEVFLNLLRKKCYKVKTNPNRPWDSCNVERLESDQELDWNGNPYDRRLLVTASSKDQLREDNVGFRLLRKLGWGGGPLGKHQDGILDPIEVQAKRGRRGLGLPQLSLKPQQPDDSRFAHVPVNNNALLDGLDLTKIPFRIDVCFYKDLMRNFKTKKLGYDLIFSADFSETERGLLVKIASDLELHCTTITYDYENYQFVLMKHRMSPHELLVKLLVEKNHVYRSLYTVEPPEDGLFEYNEILELCS